A part of Chryseobacterium shigense genomic DNA contains:
- a CDS encoding MGH1-like glycoside hydrolase domain-containing protein, with protein sequence MSEKQRLSELSWKKWGPYVSNREWGLVREDYSADGDAWNYTTHDTAEAKTYRWGEEGICGICDDLQKLVFSIGFWNKKDKMVKERFFGLTNGQGNHGEDVKEYFYYLDSTPTHSYMKMLYKYPQNPFPYEELLKVNAERSKNEPEYELIDTGIFDRNEYFDIFIEYAKESEHDILIKLTIVNKSEKEAPIIILPTVWFRNTWNWGYDDYKPQLDSQDAQHIAVKHNDIDIKNLYAKQSSKTLFCDNETNTERLYQSPNESRYCKDGINDFVINGNSQAVNPKSTGTKASFFIDEILKAGESKIFEFRMTDKELKDPFTDFEEIFEIRKKEADDFYAEIQKGIQSQDEKLVQRQAFAGMLWNKMFYHYNVEKWLKGDPGEMSPPKSREKIRNYDWKHLNNEHIISMPDKWEYPWYATWDLAFHTISFSLIDPDFAKHQLKLFLFEWYMHPNGQLPAYEWNFSDVNPPVHAWAVFRVFKIDEYIKGKPDLEFLESAFQKLLMNFTWWVNKKDSNGNNIFEGGFLGLDNIGVFDRNLTLPNGEQLEQSDGTSWMAMFALNMMRIALELALYNSVYEEMAMKFFEHFLSIANSLDNMGDENFSLWDQEDEFFYDALASSDGDHMYLRLRTIVGLIPMFAVEVIDDEMIEKLPNFKKRMKWVLENKPELTSLVSRWEVKGQDSKHLLSLLRGHRLKRLLTRMLNPEEFLSDYGVRALSKEYEQNPYTLNLNGTDYSVKYTPAESDSGLFGGNSNWRGPIWFPINFLIIESLQRFFFYYSPDFLVEYPTGSGNYSNLDQIADSLSKRLARIFLMDENGKRPVNGQYERFQTDPDFKDYILFYEYFHGDNGRGVGASHQTGWTGLIAKILQPRFSKKEIAESETEMPEDAEGQKSK encoded by the coding sequence ATGTCCGAAAAACAAAGACTTTCAGAACTCTCATGGAAAAAATGGGGACCATACGTCAGCAACCGTGAATGGGGGCTCGTTCGCGAAGATTACAGTGCAGATGGAGATGCATGGAATTATACCACCCACGATACTGCAGAAGCCAAAACATACCGTTGGGGTGAAGAAGGTATCTGCGGCATCTGTGATGATCTTCAGAAGCTGGTTTTTTCCATAGGATTCTGGAATAAAAAAGATAAAATGGTAAAAGAACGTTTCTTTGGCCTTACCAACGGACAGGGAAACCATGGGGAAGACGTAAAGGAATATTTTTATTACCTTGATTCTACGCCTACCCATTCCTATATGAAGATGCTGTACAAGTATCCGCAGAATCCTTTTCCTTACGAAGAACTCCTGAAAGTCAATGCGGAAAGAAGTAAAAATGAACCTGAATATGAGCTGATAGACACCGGGATCTTTGACCGGAATGAATACTTTGACATCTTTATTGAATATGCCAAAGAAAGCGAGCATGATATTCTGATTAAACTTACCATTGTCAATAAATCCGAAAAAGAAGCCCCGATTATCATATTGCCAACCGTTTGGTTCAGAAATACATGGAATTGGGGTTACGATGATTACAAACCACAGCTGGACAGTCAGGATGCGCAGCATATTGCTGTTAAACACAATGATATTGACATCAAAAACTTATATGCAAAGCAATCTTCAAAGACCTTGTTTTGTGATAACGAAACCAATACCGAAAGGCTCTATCAATCTCCTAATGAATCAAGATATTGTAAAGATGGAATCAATGATTTTGTGATTAACGGAAATTCCCAGGCTGTAAATCCTAAAAGTACCGGAACAAAAGCTTCTTTTTTTATTGATGAAATACTGAAAGCGGGAGAATCAAAAATCTTTGAATTCAGAATGACGGATAAAGAATTAAAAGATCCGTTTACTGATTTTGAAGAGATTTTCGAAATCAGGAAAAAAGAAGCGGATGATTTTTATGCTGAAATTCAGAAAGGGATACAGTCGCAGGATGAAAAACTGGTACAGAGACAGGCGTTTGCCGGAATGCTCTGGAACAAAATGTTTTATCATTACAACGTTGAAAAATGGCTGAAAGGAGACCCCGGAGAAATGTCCCCTCCCAAATCCCGTGAAAAAATCAGGAATTACGACTGGAAACATCTCAATAACGAACATATCATTTCAATGCCCGATAAATGGGAATATCCGTGGTATGCCACTTGGGACCTGGCTTTTCATACCATCAGTTTTTCATTGATAGACCCGGATTTTGCAAAACATCAGCTTAAACTTTTCCTGTTTGAATGGTATATGCACCCTAACGGTCAGCTTCCCGCCTATGAATGGAATTTCAGCGATGTAAATCCTCCGGTTCATGCCTGGGCAGTTTTCAGGGTTTTTAAAATTGATGAATATATCAAGGGAAAACCGGATCTTGAGTTTCTGGAAAGTGCATTCCAGAAGCTTCTTATGAACTTTACATGGTGGGTGAATAAAAAAGACAGCAACGGCAATAATATTTTCGAAGGAGGCTTTTTAGGCCTTGATAATATTGGTGTTTTTGACCGGAATTTAACCCTTCCGAATGGTGAGCAGCTGGAACAGTCGGACGGAACCAGCTGGATGGCAATGTTTGCCCTGAATATGATGAGAATTGCCCTTGAACTGGCACTTTATAACAGTGTTTATGAAGAAATGGCAATGAAATTTTTTGAACATTTCCTTTCCATTGCCAATTCGCTGGATAATATGGGGGATGAGAATTTCAGCCTTTGGGACCAGGAAGATGAATTTTTCTACGATGCCCTTGCTTCCAGTGACGGAGACCATATGTATCTAAGGTTGAGAACGATTGTAGGCCTGATTCCTATGTTTGCCGTTGAGGTAATTGATGATGAAATGATTGAAAAGCTTCCGAATTTCAAAAAAAGAATGAAATGGGTTCTTGAAAATAAGCCTGAGCTGACCTCACTTGTGTCCAGATGGGAGGTAAAAGGGCAGGATTCCAAACACCTTCTTTCACTGCTTCGCGGACACCGTTTGAAAAGATTATTGACAAGAATGCTGAATCCTGAAGAGTTTTTAAGCGATTACGGAGTTCGGGCACTGTCTAAAGAATATGAGCAGAATCCTTATACTCTAAATTTAAACGGAACGGATTACAGCGTGAAATATACTCCTGCAGAAAGCGACAGTGGTCTTTTTGGAGGAAACAGCAATTGGAGGGGACCGATTTGGTTTCCAATTAATTTTCTCATTATCGAAAGCCTTCAGAGGTTTTTCTTTTACTACAGCCCGGATTTCCTGGTGGAATATCCTACAGGAAGCGGAAATTATTCGAATCTGGACCAGATTGCAGATTCCTTAAGTAAAAGGCTGGCCAGAATATTCCTGATGGATGAAAACGGAAAACGCCCTGTAAATGGTCAGTATGAAAGATTTCAGACAGATCCGGATTTTAAAGACTATATTTTGTTTTATGAATATTTTCACGGCGATAATGGAAGAGGAGTAGGAGCATCACACCAAACGGGATGGACCGGCCTGATTGCAAAAATACTACAGCCAAGATTTTCGAAAAAAGAAATCGCGGAATCTGAAACTGAGATGCCGGAAGATGCAGAAGGACAAAAAAGCAAATAG
- the recO gene encoding DNA repair protein RecO has protein sequence MNSQNGFLLSYIKYGENDAVLHCFTEEDGFQTYFVKGIYSKRNKKKALLQPLSMLSFTVNPVKGNGIPLVSRFELVKNHDMYTDIKTNTIIFFISDFLNQVLRHENKNPGLFLSIDEFTEELMARNYQCHLLFLISVLKIQGVAPLVHNGPYLDPETGTFSEAPAHQLFNSEISGLWKTILSSESLYATKIHSSQRKDFLDSILVYYHYHITDFKIPASLEVIQQIFE, from the coding sequence ATGAATTCACAGAACGGATTTTTATTATCATACATAAAATATGGGGAAAATGATGCAGTTCTGCATTGTTTTACAGAAGAGGATGGCTTTCAGACCTATTTCGTAAAAGGGATCTATTCCAAAAGAAATAAAAAGAAAGCCCTGCTTCAGCCATTAAGTATGCTCAGTTTTACCGTTAATCCTGTAAAAGGTAATGGAATACCCTTGGTTTCCAGGTTTGAGCTGGTGAAAAATCATGATATGTACACGGATATTAAGACCAATACCATAATCTTTTTCATTTCAGACTTCCTGAACCAGGTTTTAAGACACGAAAATAAAAATCCCGGCCTTTTCTTAAGTATTGATGAATTTACAGAAGAATTAATGGCCAGGAATTATCAATGTCATCTCCTCTTTTTAATTTCAGTATTAAAGATTCAGGGGGTTGCCCCTTTGGTTCATAACGGGCCGTATTTGGATCCTGAAACCGGAACATTCTCAGAGGCTCCTGCACATCAGCTGTTTAACAGTGAAATATCCGGCTTATGGAAAACAATTCTCAGCTCAGAAAGCCTTTATGCAACAAAAATCCACTCTTCACAGCGAAAAGATTTTCTTGACAGTATTTTAGTATACTATCATTATCATATTACAGATTTTAAAATCCCGGCATCACTGGAAGTCATTCAACAGATTTTTGAATAA
- a CDS encoding bifunctional metallophosphatase/5'-nucleotidase, with the protein MDRKSFLKVIGGGSLAAALAPNMMMAEELKFNPFKSANKLTILHTNDQHSRIEPFDASYTKNPNQGGFARRASLIQQIRSQESNVLLLDSGDIFQGTPYFNFFGGELEFKLMSMMKYDASTMGNHDFDNGLDGFLKTLPNAKFPFICSNYDFKNTVLDGKTSQYKIFNKNGIKVGIFGVGIQLDGLVGKKQYGETVYSDPVDVAQHYSSFLKNEQKCDLVICLSHIGYDYKDEPDKISDKILAAKTENIDIILGGHTHTFLPEPQTFTNRQGKNVLVNQVGWAGLLLGRIDFYFDANKNIKHISWNNQAIDSSITV; encoded by the coding sequence ATGGACAGAAAAAGTTTTTTAAAAGTAATAGGTGGCGGATCTTTAGCAGCAGCTTTAGCTCCCAATATGATGATGGCGGAAGAATTGAAATTCAATCCTTTTAAATCCGCAAATAAACTGACTATTCTTCATACCAACGACCAGCACAGCAGAATAGAGCCTTTTGATGCAAGCTATACAAAAAATCCCAATCAGGGAGGATTTGCCAGAAGAGCGAGCCTGATACAGCAGATCAGAAGTCAGGAAAGTAATGTTCTTCTTCTGGATTCCGGCGATATTTTCCAGGGAACCCCTTATTTTAATTTCTTCGGAGGCGAACTGGAATTTAAGCTGATGTCTATGATGAAGTACGATGCTTCTACAATGGGAAACCACGATTTCGATAATGGTCTTGACGGTTTCTTAAAAACTCTTCCCAATGCAAAGTTTCCGTTTATCTGTTCAAACTACGATTTTAAAAATACAGTTCTGGACGGGAAAACCTCTCAATATAAAATATTTAACAAAAACGGAATAAAAGTAGGTATTTTCGGCGTGGGTATCCAGCTGGATGGTCTTGTAGGAAAAAAACAATACGGTGAAACTGTATATTCAGATCCTGTAGATGTAGCCCAACATTATTCCAGCTTCCTGAAAAACGAACAAAAATGTGATCTTGTGATCTGCCTTTCCCACATCGGCTACGATTACAAAGATGAACCTGATAAAATAAGCGACAAAATTCTGGCTGCCAAAACAGAAAATATTGATATTATATTAGGCGGACATACCCATACTTTTTTACCTGAACCACAAACTTTTACCAACAGACAGGGTAAAAACGTGCTGGTAAACCAGGTAGGATGGGCCGGCCTTCTTCTTGGCAGAATAGATTTTTACTTCGACGCAAATAAAAACATAAAGCATATTTCCTGGAACAACCAGGCCATAGACAGCAGCATAACCGTATAA